The following proteins come from a genomic window of Iamia sp. SCSIO 61187:
- a CDS encoding ABC transporter permease has translation MTATTTPDLTKRAEPIGSTPGDASSLARPSRGLAHDTWVLAKRGLVHMKRQPEQLSDATIQPIMFVVLFAYVFGGSIRIPGFPDEPRVYREFLLAGIMAQTLVFTAFGAAMSIANDQKNQAIDRFRSLPIARGAVIAGYAVSNLIKTMLPIIIMSVTGYAIGWRVRGSVVDTVAAYGLAVGFAFAMIWVGIWLGAMVGTPEGVTGIGFAVIFPLTFIASTFVPLQGMPGVVRTIAEWNPVTTLSDSLRELFGNPSVDPAANAPWSLQNPVLYSWIWVAIIICVFAPLAVRAYTRKNVQ, from the coding sequence ATGACCGCCACGACCACACCGGACCTCACCAAGCGGGCGGAGCCCATCGGCTCCACGCCCGGCGACGCCTCCTCGCTGGCCCGACCCAGCCGGGGCCTGGCCCACGACACGTGGGTGCTGGCCAAGCGGGGCCTCGTCCACATGAAGCGCCAGCCCGAGCAGCTGAGCGACGCCACCATCCAGCCCATCATGTTCGTGGTGCTGTTCGCCTACGTCTTCGGCGGCTCCATCCGGATCCCCGGGTTCCCCGACGAGCCCCGCGTCTACCGCGAGTTCCTGCTGGCCGGGATCATGGCCCAGACGCTGGTCTTCACCGCCTTCGGAGCGGCCATGAGCATCGCCAACGACCAGAAGAACCAGGCCATCGACCGGTTCCGGTCGCTGCCCATCGCCCGGGGCGCGGTCATCGCCGGCTACGCCGTGTCCAACCTCATCAAGACGATGCTGCCGATCATCATCATGTCGGTGACCGGGTACGCCATCGGCTGGCGGGTCCGGGGCAGCGTCGTCGACACCGTCGCGGCCTACGGGCTGGCCGTCGGGTTCGCCTTCGCCATGATCTGGGTCGGCATCTGGCTCGGCGCCATGGTGGGCACCCCCGAGGGCGTCACCGGCATCGGCTTCGCCGTCATCTTCCCCCTGACGTTCATCGCCTCGACCTTCGTCCCCCTCCAGGGCATGCCGGGGGTCGTGCGCACCATCGCCGAGTGGAACCCGGTGACCACCCTTTCGGACTCACTGCGGGAGCTGTTCGGCAACCCCTCGGTCGACCCGGCGGCCAACGCCCCCTGGTCGCTCCAGAACCCTGTGCTCTACAGCTGGATCTGGGTCGCCATCATCATCTGCGTCTTCGCCCCGCTGGCGGTGCGGGCCTACACCCGCAAGAACGTCCAGTAG
- a CDS encoding ATP-binding cassette domain-containing protein produces MSSSLAIDAHGLVKRFGAKTALGGVDVTVPTGTVTSILGPNGAGKTTTVRILTTLSVADEGTATVAGFDVRTQATEVRRRIGLAAQDATVDPLLTGRENLVMIGELQQLGRRDAKLRAGALLEQFNLADAGDRVVGDYSGGMRRRLDLSSTLIADPHILFLDEPTTGLDPRARAELWDVLDTLTEGGTTILLTTQYLEEADRLADDILVIDHGKVIAHGDARSLKRQVGGDNIGVTVSELDRLEEAAAILARITGAEPTLDRPVRTAVAPTQDGVASLGRVADALAECGLGVEDLSLRQPTLDEVFLTLTGKPLEDEEMQEAS; encoded by the coding sequence ATGAGCTCGTCCCTGGCCATCGACGCCCACGGGCTGGTCAAGCGCTTCGGCGCCAAGACCGCCCTGGGCGGGGTCGACGTCACCGTCCCGACCGGCACGGTGACGTCGATCCTCGGCCCGAACGGCGCCGGCAAGACCACCACCGTGCGCATCCTCACGACCCTGTCGGTCGCCGACGAGGGCACCGCCACCGTCGCCGGCTTCGACGTCCGCACCCAGGCCACCGAGGTGCGCCGCCGGATCGGGCTCGCCGCCCAGGATGCGACGGTCGACCCGCTGCTCACCGGCCGGGAGAACCTGGTGATGATCGGCGAGCTCCAGCAGCTCGGTCGGCGCGACGCCAAGCTCCGGGCCGGCGCCCTGCTCGAGCAGTTCAACCTGGCCGACGCCGGCGACCGGGTCGTCGGCGACTACTCCGGCGGCATGCGGCGGCGGCTCGACCTGTCCTCGACGCTGATCGCCGACCCGCACATCCTGTTCCTCGACGAGCCCACCACCGGCCTCGACCCCCGGGCCCGGGCCGAGCTGTGGGACGTGCTCGACACCCTCACCGAGGGGGGCACCACCATCCTCCTCACCACGCAGTACCTCGAGGAGGCCGACCGCCTGGCCGACGACATCCTCGTCATCGACCACGGCAAGGTCATCGCCCACGGCGACGCCCGCAGCCTCAAGCGCCAGGTGGGCGGGGACAACATCGGTGTCACCGTCTCCGAGCTCGACCGGCTCGAGGAGGCCGCCGCCATCCTGGCCCGCATCACCGGCGCCGAGCCCACGCTCGACCGCCCCGTGCGCACCGCCGTCGCCCCCACCCAGGACGGCGTCGCCAGCCTCGGGCGCGTGGCCGACGCCCTGGCCGAGTGCGGGCTCGGCGTCGAGGACCTCAGCCTGCGCCAGCCGACCCTCGACGAGGTGTTCCTCACCCTCACCGGCAAGCCGCTCGAAGACGAAGAGATGCAGGAGGCCTCCTGA
- a CDS encoding VOC family protein: MITSPKFVCTFVHDQDRALRFWTETVGWRLQRDAPMDPETGERWIEVAPPRGTTYLVLSRASGPDDPRVEASSVWWDVDDLGATHAELTARGVEFPVPPSEAPWKPGTRWAQLRDSEGCHHGLSEPDGASG; the protein is encoded by the coding sequence GTGATCACCAGCCCGAAGTTCGTCTGCACCTTCGTCCACGACCAGGACAGGGCCCTGCGGTTCTGGACCGAGACGGTCGGCTGGCGGCTGCAGCGCGACGCCCCGATGGACCCCGAGACCGGCGAGCGCTGGATCGAGGTCGCGCCACCCCGCGGCACCACCTACCTCGTGCTCTCGCGGGCGTCAGGACCGGACGACCCCCGCGTCGAGGCCTCCAGCGTGTGGTGGGACGTCGACGACCTCGGCGCGACCCACGCCGAGCTGACCGCCAGAGGTGTCGAGTTCCCGGTGCCGCCGTCCGAGGCGCCGTGGAAGCCCGGCACCCGCTGGGCCCAGCTCCGCGACTCGGAGGGCTGCCACCACGGGCTCAGCGAGCCCGACGGCGCCTCCGGGTGA
- a CDS encoding PadR family transcriptional regulator codes for MGQDLSTTGAAVLSLLTFGDASGYELRTRADATLRFFFAAPAMSQIYAELERLDAAGLVASREMKRPGARPGRVWRLTPKGRRRLARWAAEEPVAPTVFRHHLALRLMLGALVAPSRLQEMVDEHVATVLADRDALQAVLDDLDPDDPATAHAAVVAEWGIATYATELAEMARIRERLAALPSPGAAEGRAAEG; via the coding sequence GTGGGTCAAGACCTCTCCACCACCGGTGCCGCCGTGCTCAGCCTGCTGACGTTCGGGGACGCCTCGGGCTACGAGCTGCGCACCCGCGCCGACGCCACCCTGCGGTTCTTCTTCGCCGCTCCGGCGATGAGCCAGATCTACGCCGAGCTCGAGCGGCTGGACGCCGCCGGCCTGGTCGCCAGCCGGGAGATGAAGCGGCCCGGGGCCCGCCCCGGTCGCGTGTGGCGGCTCACCCCGAAGGGGCGCCGCCGCCTGGCTCGGTGGGCCGCCGAGGAGCCCGTCGCCCCCACCGTGTTCCGCCACCACCTCGCCCTCCGGCTGATGCTGGGGGCGCTGGTCGCGCCCAGCCGGCTCCAGGAGATGGTCGACGAGCACGTGGCGACCGTCCTCGCCGACCGCGACGCCCTCCAGGCCGTCCTCGACGACCTCGACCCCGACGACCCGGCCACCGCCCACGCCGCGGTGGTCGCCGAGTGGGGGATCGCGACCTACGCCACCGAGCTGGCCGAGATGGCCCGCATCCGCGAGCGCCTGGCCGCGCTGCCGTCACCCGGCGCCGCCGAGGGGCGTGCCGCCGAGGGCTGA
- a CDS encoding methylenetetrahydrofolate reductase produces MAKIADLLAAGRTVSFEFPPPKTPEALVTFDETMEDLAGLRPSFISVTYGALGTTRDTTRDVVIRVDKERDFPAVPHLTCVGHTRADMEDLLVHYRDAGIENILALAGDPPADGSDAGGDFTYATELIEMIREVGDFGIVVAAFPEVHPRSADRETDRRYLAAKLAQADAAISQFFYDPSDYLRMVEELDALGCTTPVIPGVMPFISVAGLRRMAAMNGSAIPAALEPRLEKVDGDKEATRALGVEVASELGARLLEEGVPGLHLYTMNRARSVREVCANLGVLQGDGSAPG; encoded by the coding sequence ATGGCCAAGATCGCCGACCTGCTCGCCGCCGGCCGCACGGTCTCGTTCGAGTTCCCCCCGCCCAAGACGCCCGAGGCCCTCGTCACCTTCGACGAGACGATGGAGGACCTCGCCGGGCTGCGCCCGTCGTTCATCTCGGTGACCTACGGGGCCCTGGGCACGACCCGTGACACGACCCGCGACGTCGTCATCCGCGTCGACAAGGAGCGTGACTTCCCGGCCGTCCCCCACCTGACCTGCGTGGGCCACACCCGGGCCGACATGGAGGACCTGCTCGTCCACTACCGGGACGCAGGCATCGAGAACATCCTCGCCCTCGCCGGCGACCCGCCCGCCGACGGGTCCGACGCCGGCGGCGACTTCACCTACGCCACCGAGCTGATCGAGATGATCCGGGAGGTCGGCGACTTCGGCATCGTCGTGGCCGCCTTCCCCGAGGTCCACCCGCGCTCCGCGGACCGGGAGACCGACCGGCGGTACCTGGCCGCCAAGCTGGCCCAGGCCGACGCCGCCATCTCTCAGTTCTTCTACGACCCGTCCGACTACCTGAGGATGGTCGAGGAGCTCGATGCGCTGGGGTGCACCACCCCCGTGATCCCGGGCGTGATGCCGTTCATCAGCGTGGCCGGACTCCGCCGCATGGCCGCGATGAACGGCAGCGCCATCCCCGCGGCCCTGGAGCCGCGGCTCGAGAAGGTCGACGGCGACAAGGAGGCCACCCGGGCGCTCGGTGTCGAGGTGGCCAGCGAGCTCGGTGCCCGCCTCCTCGAGGAGGGCGTGCCGGGGCTCCACCTCTACACCATGAACCGGGCCCGCTCGGTCCGCGAGGTGTGCGCCAACCTCGGCGTGCTGCAGGGCGACGGGAGCGCTCCCGGCTGA
- a CDS encoding DUF4012 domain-containing protein, translating into MAASVAPRRAPALAPAEVEALVIGGLATVAAFVAGLAGAAPTGVERTDVVLTGLLAAVVTALGARATPVALAVAAAVALVAGETAALRGLALVALVLVVPVARGVGALPRRLDERAVLPPVPPLATLAAGLSALLTVQVVLRLPQTEPVRASAAVAAVVLVVLAVSGWRRTGPAVRRVGRRVGAAVVLLGLVGLGTGVAAGVLAAGSLEDGSTASDDGLDAVRAGDQDEAERTFRRAADELGAALDLTRAWWSLPARHTPVVAQQIAALDAIADGGGATARLAADGAGRLDAERLRLVDGRLDPAAVADARPVLEEVAAATADLHADLASPARRSVWQIPPVAEGLDDVTDAVGDAEGSARTGALAAAVGPDLLGIDGEARYFVAFVSPSEARGTGFLGNYGVLSVRDGEVDLVEVGRNDELNRAGDDPKEITGPPDYLARYARFEPETTWENVTFTPDGPTAGQVMAELYAQSGGEPVDGVIRIDPTGLARLLRLTGPVTIAGLPYPLDATNVVSFLQVEQYRLFEVAEDRSDLLGQVAEGVFTELTTGAGPAPARLARSLGPAVEGGHLSVWLRSEQGRQLVERLGADGAVPAVVDDGFGVVSQNAGGGKIDVFMQRTIRYDATVDAATGAVTATAVIGLHNQAPEAGEPPYLIGNLIDAPTGTNRTWLSVYSPLDLVGLSVDGQEVTADEGVELGRNVWSLFVDIPPGAEATVTVELAGQVDLSDGTYRFDLLPQTTVRPDDVRVSATFADAHIAAVAAGRPPPGGVEVDGATVRARSGDEQGTWAVAVAVERPG; encoded by the coding sequence GTGGCCGCCTCCGTCGCGCCGCGGCGCGCCCCGGCGCTGGCCCCGGCCGAGGTCGAGGCCCTGGTCATCGGGGGCCTCGCCACCGTCGCCGCCTTCGTCGCGGGCCTGGCCGGGGCGGCGCCGACCGGGGTGGAGCGGACCGACGTGGTCCTCACCGGCCTCCTCGCCGCGGTCGTCACCGCCCTCGGGGCGAGGGCGACCCCGGTGGCCCTCGCCGTCGCCGCCGCCGTCGCCCTGGTGGCCGGTGAGACCGCCGCCCTCCGCGGCCTGGCCCTGGTCGCCCTGGTGCTCGTCGTCCCGGTGGCCCGCGGCGTCGGCGCCCTGCCCCGCCGGCTCGACGAGCGGGCGGTCCTCCCGCCGGTCCCGCCTTTGGCGACCCTTGCGGCCGGCCTGTCCGCCCTGCTGACCGTCCAGGTCGTGCTCCGCCTCCCGCAGACCGAGCCGGTCCGGGCCTCCGCCGCCGTCGCGGCCGTCGTGCTGGTCGTCCTGGCCGTGTCGGGGTGGCGCCGCACCGGACCGGCGGTGCGCCGGGTCGGCCGTCGGGTCGGCGCCGCCGTGGTGCTCCTGGGGCTGGTGGGCCTGGGGACCGGCGTGGCTGCGGGTGTCCTGGCGGCGGGGTCGCTCGAGGACGGGTCGACCGCGTCGGACGACGGCCTCGACGCGGTGCGGGCCGGCGACCAGGACGAGGCCGAGCGCACGTTCCGCCGCGCCGCCGACGAGCTGGGCGCGGCCCTCGACCTCACCCGCGCCTGGTGGAGCCTCCCTGCCCGCCACACGCCGGTGGTGGCCCAGCAGATCGCCGCCCTCGACGCCATCGCCGACGGCGGGGGCGCCACCGCCCGGCTCGCGGCCGACGGCGCCGGGCGGCTCGACGCCGAGCGGCTGCGCCTGGTCGACGGGCGCCTCGACCCGGCGGCCGTGGCCGATGCCCGGCCCGTGCTGGAGGAGGTGGCCGCCGCCACCGCCGACCTCCACGCCGACCTGGCGTCGCCCGCCCGTCGGTCGGTCTGGCAGATCCCCCCCGTCGCCGAGGGCCTCGACGACGTGACCGACGCGGTGGGCGACGCCGAGGGCAGCGCCCGCACCGGCGCCCTGGCCGCCGCGGTCGGACCCGACCTGCTGGGCATCGACGGTGAGGCCCGGTACTTCGTCGCCTTCGTCAGCCCCTCGGAGGCCCGGGGCACCGGCTTCCTCGGCAACTACGGCGTCCTCAGCGTGCGCGACGGCGAGGTCGACCTGGTCGAGGTGGGCCGCAACGACGAGCTGAACCGCGCCGGCGACGACCCCAAGGAGATCACCGGCCCGCCGGACTACCTCGCCCGCTACGCCCGCTTCGAGCCCGAGACCACCTGGGAGAACGTCACCTTCACCCCCGACGGCCCGACCGCCGGCCAGGTCATGGCCGAGCTGTACGCGCAGTCCGGGGGCGAGCCCGTCGACGGTGTGATCCGGATCGACCCGACCGGCCTGGCCCGCCTGCTCCGGCTCACCGGGCCGGTCACCATCGCCGGCCTGCCCTACCCCCTGGACGCCACCAACGTGGTGTCGTTCCTCCAGGTCGAGCAGTACCGCCTGTTCGAGGTGGCCGAGGATCGCTCGGACCTGCTCGGGCAGGTGGCCGAGGGCGTCTTCACCGAGCTCACGACCGGGGCGGGACCGGCGCCGGCCCGCCTCGCCCGGTCCCTCGGGCCCGCCGTCGAGGGCGGCCACCTGTCGGTGTGGCTGCGCTCGGAACAGGGTCGCCAGCTCGTCGAGCGGCTGGGCGCCGACGGGGCCGTGCCCGCCGTCGTCGACGACGGCTTCGGCGTCGTGAGCCAGAACGCCGGGGGCGGGAAGATCGACGTCTTCATGCAGCGGACCATCCGCTACGACGCCACGGTCGACGCTGCGACCGGCGCCGTCACCGCCACTGCCGTGATCGGCCTCCACAACCAGGCCCCGGAGGCGGGCGAGCCGCCGTACCTGATCGGCAACCTCATCGACGCGCCCACGGGCACCAACCGCACCTGGCTGTCGGTGTACTCGCCGCTCGACCTGGTGGGGTTGTCGGTCGACGGCCAGGAGGTCACCGCCGACGAGGGGGTGGAGCTGGGCCGCAACGTCTGGTCCCTCTTCGTCGACATCCCCCCGGGCGCCGAGGCCACGGTCACGGTCGAGCTGGCCGGCCAGGTCGACCTGTCCGACGGCACGTACCGCTTCGACCTGCTGCCCCAGACCACGGTGCGGCCCGACGACGTCCGCGTGAGCGCGACCTTCGCCGACGCCCACATCGCCGCCGTCGCCGCCGGCCGGCCGCCCCCGGGCGGGGTCGAGGTCGACGGGGCGACGGTGCGCGCCCGCAGCGGTGACGAGCAGGGGACCTGGGCCGTCGCCGTGGCCGTGGAGCGGCCGGGCTAG
- a CDS encoding NADP-dependent isocitrate dehydrogenase, with product MAKIKVENPVVELDGDEMTRIIWAFIKEQLILPYLDIDLEYYDLGIEHRDATDDQVTIDAAEAIKRHGVGVKCATITPDEARVEEFGLKKMWVSPNGTIRNILGGVVFREPIIMSNVPRLVPGWTKPIIIGRHAHGDQYKATNFKVPGAGKLTITFTPEDGSEPIEHVVTDFPEGGGVAMGMYNYNKSIADFARASFSYGLARGYPVYLSTKNTILKAYDGAFKDIFEEIFEAEFKADFDAAGLTYEHRLIDDMVAAAMKWEGGYVWACKNYDGDVQSDTVAQGFGSLGLMTSVLSTPDGKTVEAEAAHGTVTRHFREHQKGNKTSTNPIASIFAWTRGLAHRGKLDGTPAVTEFAEALERVCVDTVESGRMTKDLALLVGKDAEWLTTEDFLAALDEGLQQKMA from the coding sequence ATGGCCAAGATCAAGGTGGAGAACCCGGTCGTCGAGCTCGACGGCGACGAGATGACGCGCATCATCTGGGCGTTCATCAAGGAGCAGCTGATCCTCCCGTACCTCGACATCGACCTCGAGTACTACGACCTGGGGATCGAGCACCGGGACGCCACCGACGACCAGGTGACGATCGACGCCGCCGAGGCGATCAAGCGCCACGGCGTCGGGGTCAAGTGCGCCACCATCACCCCGGACGAGGCGCGGGTCGAGGAGTTCGGGCTCAAGAAGATGTGGGTCTCGCCCAACGGGACGATCCGCAACATCCTCGGCGGGGTGGTCTTCCGCGAGCCGATCATCATGAGCAACGTGCCCCGCCTCGTCCCGGGCTGGACCAAGCCGATCATCATCGGCCGTCACGCCCACGGCGACCAGTACAAGGCCACCAACTTCAAGGTCCCCGGGGCCGGGAAGCTCACGATCACCTTCACCCCCGAGGACGGCTCGGAGCCGATCGAGCACGTGGTCACCGACTTCCCCGAGGGCGGGGGCGTGGCCATGGGGATGTACAACTACAACAAGTCGATCGCCGACTTCGCCCGGGCCTCGTTCTCCTACGGGCTCGCCCGCGGCTACCCGGTGTACCTGTCGACCAAGAACACGATCCTCAAGGCCTACGACGGCGCCTTCAAGGACATCTTCGAGGAGATCTTCGAGGCCGAGTTCAAGGCCGACTTCGACGCCGCCGGCCTCACCTACGAGCACCGCCTGATCGACGACATGGTGGCGGCCGCCATGAAGTGGGAGGGCGGCTACGTCTGGGCCTGCAAGAACTACGACGGCGACGTCCAGTCCGACACCGTCGCCCAGGGCTTCGGGTCGCTGGGCCTGATGACGTCGGTCCTCTCGACGCCCGACGGCAAGACCGTCGAGGCCGAGGCCGCCCACGGCACGGTGACCCGCCACTTCCGGGAGCACCAGAAGGGCAACAAGACCTCGACGAACCCGATCGCCTCGATCTTCGCCTGGACGCGCGGCCTGGCCCACCGGGGCAAGCTCGACGGCACCCCGGCGGTCACCGAGTTCGCCGAGGCCCTCGAGCGGGTCTGCGTCGACACCGTCGAGAGCGGTCGGATGACCAAGGACCTCGCCCTGCTCGTGGGCAAGGACGCCGAGTGGCTCACCACCGAGGACTTCCTCGCCGCCCTCGACGAGGGCCTCCAGCAGAAGATGGCCTGA
- a CDS encoding TetR/AcrR family transcriptional regulator — translation MARPRTFDRDDALDVAMRLFWEKGYDQTSIADLTAAIGISPPSLYAAFGDKRRLFEEAADRYDRTEGFTTAALEEPTTRAAVARLLGDAAVEYTRRGQPRGCMVLAEPHLGAHRAASRRALTARIERGVAEGELPPDTDVEGLVSYVVVVLSGLSARARDGASRAELAASAEVALAAWPGPPG, via the coding sequence ATGGCCCGCCCCCGCACCTTCGACCGCGACGACGCCCTCGACGTCGCCATGCGCCTGTTCTGGGAGAAGGGCTACGACCAGACGTCGATCGCCGACCTGACCGCGGCCATCGGGATCTCGCCGCCCAGCCTCTACGCCGCCTTCGGCGACAAGCGCCGGCTCTTCGAGGAGGCGGCCGACCGCTACGACAGGACCGAGGGGTTCACCACCGCCGCCCTGGAGGAGCCCACCACCCGCGCCGCGGTGGCCCGGCTCCTCGGTGACGCCGCCGTCGAGTACACCCGCCGGGGCCAGCCCCGGGGCTGCATGGTCCTCGCCGAGCCCCACCTCGGCGCCCACCGGGCCGCCAGCCGTCGGGCCCTGACCGCCCGGATCGAGCGGGGCGTGGCCGAGGGCGAGCTCCCCCCGGACACCGACGTGGAGGGGCTCGTGAGCTACGTCGTCGTCGTGCTCAGCGGTCTCTCCGCCCGCGCCCGGGACGGTGCGTCGCGCGCCGAGCTGGCCGCCAGCGCCGAGGTGGCGCTCGCCGCCTGGCCCGGACCACCGGGCTGA
- a CDS encoding SDR family oxidoreductase, which yields MRTLDGKVALVTGGSRGIGRAISERLAGEGALVAVHHGTNVAAAAETVAAIEDAGGRAFVVRSVLGRPGDSEDLFAALDAELTARTGSSRLDVLVSNAGIVREGLLGTTTPEIYDEQFAVNTRASFFVVQGAVARMDRGGRVILISTGLTKVAQPDLLAYAMSKGAIDAMALTLAKELGPRGITVNSVAPGVIDTDMNASWLRASTEARDQAAAQTAFGRVGEPDDVADVVAFVASDDARWVTGHYLDATGGSLL from the coding sequence ATGCGCACCCTGGACGGCAAGGTCGCCCTGGTGACCGGAGGCTCCCGCGGCATCGGCCGGGCGATCAGCGAGCGGCTGGCTGGAGAGGGGGCCCTCGTGGCCGTGCACCACGGCACGAACGTGGCCGCCGCGGCCGAGACCGTCGCCGCCATCGAAGACGCCGGCGGGCGCGCCTTCGTGGTCCGGTCGGTGCTGGGCCGGCCCGGCGACAGCGAGGACCTCTTCGCCGCCCTCGACGCCGAGCTGACGGCCCGGACCGGGTCGAGCCGCCTCGACGTCCTGGTCAGTAACGCCGGGATCGTGCGCGAGGGCCTCCTCGGGACCACGACACCCGAGATCTACGACGAGCAGTTCGCGGTGAACACCCGGGCCTCGTTCTTCGTCGTCCAGGGCGCCGTGGCGCGGATGGACCGGGGCGGCCGCGTCATCCTCATCTCCACCGGCCTGACCAAGGTCGCCCAGCCCGACCTGCTGGCCTACGCCATGTCGAAGGGTGCCATCGACGCCATGGCCCTCACCCTGGCCAAGGAGCTCGGTCCCCGCGGCATCACGGTCAACAGCGTCGCCCCCGGCGTCATCGACACCGACATGAACGCCTCGTGGCTCCGCGCCAGCACCGAGGCGCGCGACCAGGCCGCAGCCCAGACCGCTTTCGGCCGGGTCGGCGAGCCCGACGACGTGGCCGACGTGGTGGCCTTCGTGGCCAGCGACGACGCCCGCTGGGTCACCGGCCACTACCTCGACGCCACCGGCGGCTCGCTGCTCTGA
- a CDS encoding aldehyde dehydrogenase family protein, with protein MRAYDSLYIDGQWVPSTGTGTIDVINASTEEVMGSIPEGTPEDVDRAVAAAKAAFDGWSQTDPAERAKVLQALSDGIAARNQEIAETITGEVGMPLMLSQIIQAGLPQAVSGTYVGLLDEVQWEEEIGNSLVVKEPIGVVGCITPWNYPLHQIVAKVAPALAAGCTVVLKPSEVAPLNAFILAEIIDGLGLPAGVFNLVSGVGPVVGEAIAKHPDVDMISFTGSTRAGTRVSELAAPTVKRVALELGGKSANIILDDLEGEELDAAVRKGVGSAYLNSGQTCTAFTRMLVPADKHDAIVDIIRDEVENVYTVGDPAANGGRLGPLISDAQRTRVRSYIEKGVEEGAQLVTGGPEQPEDLETGYYVKPTVFAGVDNSMTIAQEEIFGPVLSVIPYEDVDDAVRIANDTQYGLSGGVWGADKERAQGVARRMRTGQVEVNGGGFNPLAPFGGYKMSGVGRELGKYGLEEFLQVKAMQR; from the coding sequence ATGCGCGCCTACGACTCCCTCTACATCGACGGCCAGTGGGTCCCCTCCACCGGGACCGGCACCATCGACGTCATCAACGCCTCGACCGAGGAGGTCATGGGCTCGATCCCCGAGGGGACGCCCGAGGACGTCGACCGCGCCGTCGCCGCGGCCAAGGCCGCCTTCGACGGCTGGTCGCAGACCGACCCGGCCGAGCGGGCCAAGGTGCTCCAGGCCCTGAGCGACGGCATCGCCGCCCGCAACCAGGAGATCGCCGAGACGATCACCGGCGAGGTGGGCATGCCGCTGATGCTCAGCCAGATCATCCAGGCCGGCCTGCCCCAGGCGGTCTCGGGCACCTACGTCGGGCTGCTCGACGAGGTCCAGTGGGAGGAGGAGATCGGCAACAGCCTGGTGGTGAAGGAGCCGATCGGCGTCGTCGGCTGCATCACGCCGTGGAACTACCCGCTCCACCAGATCGTGGCCAAGGTCGCCCCCGCCCTCGCCGCCGGCTGCACCGTCGTGCTCAAGCCCAGCGAGGTCGCGCCGCTCAACGCCTTCATCCTGGCCGAGATCATCGACGGCCTGGGCCTGCCGGCCGGCGTGTTCAACCTCGTCTCCGGCGTCGGCCCGGTGGTGGGCGAGGCCATCGCCAAGCACCCCGACGTCGACATGATCAGCTTCACCGGCTCGACCCGCGCCGGCACCCGCGTCTCGGAGCTGGCCGCCCCCACCGTCAAGCGCGTCGCCCTCGAGCTGGGCGGCAAGTCGGCCAACATCATCCTCGACGACCTCGAGGGCGAGGAGCTCGACGCCGCCGTCCGCAAGGGCGTGGGCTCGGCCTACCTCAACTCGGGCCAGACCTGCACCGCCTTCACCCGGATGCTCGTCCCCGCCGACAAGCACGACGCCATCGTCGACATCATCCGGGACGAGGTCGAGAACGTGTACACCGTCGGCGACCCGGCCGCCAACGGTGGACGCCTCGGCCCGCTGATCTCCGACGCCCAGCGCACCCGGGTCCGGAGCTACATCGAGAAGGGCGTCGAGGAGGGGGCCCAGCTCGTCACCGGCGGGCCCGAGCAGCCCGAGGACCTGGAGACCGGCTACTACGTCAAGCCCACCGTGTTCGCCGGCGTCGACAACTCGATGACCATCGCCCAGGAGGAGATCTTCGGGCCGGTCCTGTCGGTCATCCCCTACGAGGACGTCGACGACGCCGTCCGCATCGCCAACGACACCCAGTACGGGCTGTCCGGCGGCGTGTGGGGCGCCGACAAGGAGCGGGCCCAGGGCGTCGCCCGGCGGATGCGCACCGGGCAGGTCGAGGTCAACGGCGGCGGGTTCAACCCGCTGGCCCCGTTCGGCGGCTACAAGATGTCGGGCGTCGGCCGGGAGCTGGGCAAGTACGGCCTGGAGGAGTTCCTCCAGGTCAAGGCCATGCAGAGGTAG
- a CDS encoding DUF4031 domain-containing protein, with protein sequence MVPGTFRGERQTAGVILVDRPIWAAHGRRFAHLVSDESFDELHAFAAQLGLPPRAFHRDHYDLPDAWWQRAVDAGATPVDPRELVRRLRAAGLRVRRERPARG encoded by the coding sequence ATGGTGCCAGGCACCTTCCGTGGCGAGCGGCAGACTGCCGGGGTGATCCTCGTCGACCGGCCGATCTGGGCCGCGCACGGCCGACGCTTCGCCCACCTCGTCAGCGACGAGTCGTTCGACGAGCTCCACGCCTTCGCCGCGCAGCTCGGGCTGCCGCCCCGCGCCTTCCACCGCGACCACTACGACCTGCCCGACGCCTGGTGGCAGCGCGCCGTCGACGCCGGGGCCACCCCGGTCGACCCGCGCGAGCTGGTGCGCCGCCTGCGCGCCGCCGGGCTCCGGGTCAGGCGAGAGCGGCCCGCTCGCGGGTGA